From one Gossypium hirsutum isolate 1008001.06 chromosome D08, Gossypium_hirsutum_v2.1, whole genome shotgun sequence genomic stretch:
- the LOC107936680 gene encoding GMP synthase [glutamine-hydrolyzing] yields MDPKAVKSDLVLILDFGSQYTHLITRRIRSLSVFSLCISGTFPLSSITSLNPKVVILSGGPHSVHADDSPSFADGFVEWAQSNGVFVLGICYGLHLLVQRLGGEVRVGEKQEYGRMEIEVEKSCGIFGGKKVGDRQVVWMSHGDEAATLPNGFEVVARSQQGAVAAVEDKDRRFYGLQYHPEVTHSPEGMETLRSFLFEVCGVNAGWKMEDVMDEEIKVINNMVGSDDHVICALSGGVDSTVAATLVHRAIGDRLHCIFVDNGLLRYKERERVMETFERDLHLPVTCVDATEQFLSKLKGVVDPELKRKIIGKEFICVFDAFAKELENNLGKKPAFLVQGTLYPDVIESCPPPGTGRTHSHTIKSHHNVGGLPKDMKLKLIEPLKLLFKDEVRQLGRILTVPYSFLKRHPFPGPGLAVRVLGDVTENNALDTLRQVDEIFIQSIKDAGIYDSIWQAFAVFLPVKSVGVQGDQRTHSHVVALRAVTSQDGMTADWYHFEREFLDDVVQKICNNVRGVNRVALDITSKPPSTIEWE; encoded by the exons ATGGACCCAAAAGCCGTGAAATCTGACTTAGTCCTCATCCTGGACTTCGGTTCGCAATACACCCATCTCATCACTCGCCGCATTCGCTCTCTCTCCGTCTTCTCACTCTGTATCTCCGGCACTTTCCCACTTTCCTCCATCACTTCCCTCAACCCCAAAGTCGTTATCCTTTCCGGGGGACCTCACTCTGTCCATGCCGATGATTCTCCTTCATTTGCTGATGGGTTCGTTGAGTGGGCTCAGTCCAACGGTGTTTTTGTTCTGGGTATCTGTTACGGACTTCACTTGCTTGTTCAGAGACTTGGTGGAGAAGTTAGGGTTGGGGAGAAGCAGGAGTATGGGAGGATGGAGATTGAGGTTGAGAAAAGTTGTGGTATTTTTGGGGGAAAGAAGGTTGGGGATAGACAGGTTGTTTGGATGAGTCATGGGGATGAGGCTGCTActttgcctaatgggtttgaagTGGTGGCTAGGAGTCAGCAAGGGGCCGTCGCTGCCGTTGAGGATAAGGATAGGAGGTTTTATGGGTTGCAGTATCATCCCGAG GTCACACATTCCCCAGAAGGGATGGAAACGCTGAGGTCTTTCTTGTTTGAAGTTTGTGGAGTGAATGCTGGCTGGAAAATGGAAGATGTAATGGATGAAGAAATTAAGGTGATTAACAACATGGTGGGGTCTGATGATCATGTTATCTGTGCTTTATCTGGAGGTGTTGATTCCACAGTTGCCGCAACTCTAGTTCACAGGGCAATTGGAGACAGGCTTCATTGTATTTTTGTTGACAATGGTTTATTAAG GTATAAGGAGAGAGAACGTGTGATGGAGACCTTTGAAAGGGATTTACATCTGCCTGTTACTTGTGTTGATGCAACTGAGCAATTTCTTAGTAAGCTAAAAGGGGTTGTAGACCCTGAGCTTAAAAGGAAGATAATTGGGAAAGAATTTATCTGTGTCTTCGATGCTTTTGCTAAAGAATTGGAGAATAACTTAGGAAAGAAACCTGCTTTCTTGGTTCAAGGAACCTTGTATCCAGATGTGATTGAATCTTGTCCCCCACCAGGAACTGGAAGAACTCACTCTCACACAATCAAAAGTCATCATAATGTTGGAGGTCTTCctaaagacatgaaattaaaactCATTGAGCCGCTTAAACTTCTTTTCAAGGATGAG GTTCGTCAACTTGGGAGGATATTGACAGTTCCTTATTCATTTTTAAAGCGCCATCCATTTCCTGGGCCTGGCCTTGCTGTACGAGTCTTGGGTGATGTAACTGAGAACAATGCCTTAGATACTCTACGTCAG GTGGATGAAATTTTTATTCAGTCAATTAAAGATGCTGGTATTTATGACTCCATTTGGCAAGCTTTTGCTGTATTTTTGCCTGTAAAATCAGTTGGAGTTCAAGGTGATCAAAGAACACACTCTCATGTTGTTGCTCTCCGGGCTGTTACAAGTCAAGATGGAATGACAGCAGATTG GTACCATTTTGAACGTGAGTTCCTTGATGATGTTGTCCAAAAAATTTGCAACAATGTTCGTGGTGTGAATCGTGTTGCTTTAGACATTACATCAAAGCCCCCATCAACAATTGAATGGGAGTGA